Proteins encoded by one window of Musa acuminata AAA Group cultivar baxijiao chromosome BXJ2-9, Cavendish_Baxijiao_AAA, whole genome shotgun sequence:
- the LOC135623519 gene encoding geranylgeranyl pyrophosphate synthase 7, chloroplastic-like, translating to MACPVHGIPRTAMWSGRATAAHRRRLPLAVRSASTRPHAEPEETTGAAAAQFDLKSYMANKTLRVDAALDRAVPLCHPARLYHSMRYSLLAPGKRVRPVIALASCELVGGPEGAAMPVACAAEMMHVMSLIHDDLPCIDNDDLRRGRPSNHRAFGEGTALLAGDALVSLAFEHVATRTTGVPAELVLSAVSELASAMGPKGLVAGQIMDIESEGQAVGLDVLEFIHLHKTGRLLEAAAACGAIVGGGSDAEVDRVRRYARCVGLLFQVVDDILDVTKTSEELGKTAGKDVASGKTTYPKLIGVEKAQQLARTLVRNAETELHGFDCVRALPLRRLAHYVADRHN from the coding sequence ATGGCTTGCCCCGTCCATGGAATCCCGAGGACTGCAATGTGGAGCGGTCGCGCCACAGCGGCACACCGCCGCCGCCTCCCCCTCGCCGTCAGATCCGCCTCCACTCGGCCGCACGCTGAGCCGGAGGAGACGACCGGCGCGGCGGCCGCGCAGTTCGACCTCAAGTCGTACATGGCCAACAAGACCCTGCGTGTGGACGCCGCCCTGGACCGCGCTGTTCCCCTCTGCCACCCTGCGCGGTTGTACCACTCCATGCGCTACTCCCTCCTCGCCCCTGGCAAGCGCGTCCGCCCTGTGATCGCCCTTGCCTCCTGCGAGCTGGTGGGCGGCCCCGAGGGCGCCGCCATGCCCGTCGCCTGCGCTGCTGAGATGATGCACGTCATGTCCCTCATCCACGACGACCTCCCCTGCATCGACAACGACGACCTCCGCCGGGGTCGGCCCTCCAACCACCGCGCCTTCGGCGAGGGCACCGCCCTGCTCGCGGGTGACGCCCTCGTCTCCCTGGCTTTCGAGCACGTCGCCACCCGCACCACCGGCGTGCCGGCCGAGCTGGTGCTCAGCGCCGTCTCGGAGCTCGCTTCCGCCATGGGGCCGAAGGGGCTGGTGGCGGGCCAGATCATGGACATCGAGAGCGAGGGACAGGCCGTGGGCCTCGACGTGCTCGAGTTCATCCACCTGCACAAGACGGGGAGGCTgctggaggcggcggcggcgtgcGGGGCGATCGTGGGCGGCGGCAGCGACGCCGAGGTGGACCGCGTCCGCCGGTACGCACGCTGCGTGGGCCTGCTGTTCCAGGTGGTGGACGACATCCTGGACGTGACGAAGACGTCGGAGGAGCTGGGGAAGACGGCCGGGAAGGACGTGGCGAGCGGCAAGACGACGTACCCCAAGCTCATCGGCGTGGAGAAGGCGCAGCAGCTGGCGCGGACGCTGGTACGGAACGCGGAGACAGAATTACATGGGTTCGATTGCGTCCGGGCGTTGCCGCTGCGACGTCTCGCTCACTACGTCGCCGACCGCCACAACTGA
- the LOC135584896 gene encoding uncharacterized protein LOC135584896 isoform X3 — MLDQDLSRLYPDQEGYFQTATCQAMLRQILLLWCLIHPECGYRQGMHELLAPLLYVLHIDLQYLSQVRDEYEDYFSDEFHGVSLPEIELSSAYRFEKIMNMNTAATDKDGSVQEKSAKVRSLDELDPETKDIFLMSDAYGVEGELGVVLSEKFMEHDAYCMFDYLMNDANSVVVMAELFSPSPSIGSSTGLPPIIEASSAMYQLLSITDSSLHSHLVELGVEPQYFALRWLRLLFGREFSLEDLLVVWDEIFSFPNLMSFPDKANESELGCRILCSPRGAFILAMAVSMLLQLRSSILATEYATACLQRLLNLPEDISVKKLIEKAKSLQSLALDTVFSCSSQGGIPGHQCGGRRGQSLSYGSSPVTPNLLSDSYWEEKWRLMHAAEELDKENCGDTVSSDMADGPLIERFNLPRTAYDPCPTDFQSENKNVGPSDTSTGVDRNHGIYRSDKVPRISATEESLCLEIEAETDYVEEHIDQDVIVKGLDVAEESRFNADNSLSTATSPHRMVNDHEYDSEDSSITSSSLIGRTCDETNSAEKPCNTSIDKEENSITSSRSGQGPYSVEKQAAGLKKWKPLSGRFQWLRRFNRGYAEGNMGNRIAVEPQKSHIVVDNCGNISSAPASDPCHNSFEVSRNIEDEDKNVIGTSGDPCHSSFEACREIEDEDKNVAGNLRGIAKAMLENIQVIESIFKQDQGLDGSKDSKSTKISGDGQVAAMAALEELRNISNFLSECDD, encoded by the exons ATGCTTGATCAAGATTTGTCACGGTTGTATCCTGACCAGGAAGGCTACTTCCAGACAGCTACATGTCAGGCCATGTTGAGACAAATACTCCTATTGTGGTGTCTTATTCATCCAGAGTGTGGATATAGACAAG GAATGCATGAACTACTGGCTCCACTTTTGTATGTACTTCATATTGATCTGCAGTACCTTTCCCAAGTACGGGACGAATATGAAGACTACTTCAGTGATGAATTTCATGGGGTATCCCTCCCTGAAATCGAATTAAGTTCTGCCTACAGATTTGAAAAGATCATGAATATGAATACAGCAGCAACTGATAAAGATGGTAGTGTCCAGGAGAAGAGTGCCAAAGTAAGAAGTCTAGATGAGCTTGATCCTGAAACAAAGGACATATTCTTGATGAGTGATGCTTATGGAGTAGAGGGCGAATTAGgtgttgttttatctgaaaaattCATGGAACATGATGCCTACTGCATGTTTGATTatttaatgaatgatgcaaataGTGTGGTTGTCATGGCAGAGCTCTTCTCTCCATCTCCTTCCATAGGGTCCAGTACTGGATTACCACCTATAATAGAAGCATCTTCTGCAATGTATCAATTGCTCTCCATCACTGACTCATCTCTTCATAGCCATCTTGTTGAGCTTGGGGTAGAGCCCCAATACTTCGCATTACGATGGCTGCGTCTTTTATTTGGACGTGAATTTTCTCTTGAGGATCTTTTGGTTGTTTGGGATGAAATATTCTCTTTTCCTAACCTTATGTCTTTTCCTGATAAAGCAAATGAGTCAGAACTTGGATGCCGGATATTGTGCTCACCGAGGGGAGCCTTCATCTTGGCAATGGCAGTTTCCATGCTACTTCAGCTAAGATCTTCAATACTAGCCACTGAGTATGCGACTGCTTGTCTCCAACGGTTGTTAAATTTACCTGAAGATATTAGTGTGAAGAAGTTAATTGAGAAGGCAAAGTCATTGCAATCTCTTGCACTTGATACAGTTTTCTCTTGTTCATCCCAAGGAGGAATCCCAGGGCATCAATGTGGAGGTAGAAGAGGTCAGAGTCTTTCATATGGTTCTAGTCCTGTTACTCCAAACCTATTATCAGATAGCTACTGGGAAGAGAAATGGAGGTTGATGCATGCAGCAGAGGAACTTGACAAGGAAAATTGTGGCGATACAGTTTCAAGCGATATGGCTGACGGGCCACTAATAGAAAGATTCAATTTACCTAGGACAGCTTATGATCCTTGCCCCACAGATTTTCAGAGTGAGAATAAAAATGTTGGGCCTTCTGATACAAGTACCGGTGTTGATAGAAACCATGGTATCTATAGATCCGATAAAGTTCCACGCATCTCAGCTACTGAAGAATCTCTGTGCTTGGAGATAGAAGCAGAAACAGATTATGTTGAGGAACATATTGATCAAGATGTCATAGTTAAGGGATTGGATGTAGCGGAAGAATCACGCTTCAATGCAGATAACTCCTTGTCCACAGCCACCAGTCCCCATAGAATGGTTAATGACCATGAGTATGACTCAGAGGATAGCAGTATCACTTCAAGTTCACTGATCGGCAGAACCTGTGATGAGACCAATTCTGCGGAGAAGCCATGTAATACCAGCATTGACAAGGAAGAGAATTCTATTACTAGCAGCAGGAGTGGACAAGGACCTTATAGTGTAGAAAAACAAGCAGCAGGTCTCAAAAAGTGGAAACCACTTTCTGGCAGATTTCAGTGGCTTCGGAGGTTTAATAGAGGCTATGCTGAAGGGAACATGGGGAACAGAATAGCTGTTGAACCACAAAAATCCCACATTGTTGTAGATAACTGTGGAAATATTTCTAGTGCTCCAGCTTCTGATCCATGCCACAATTCTTTTGAAGTTTCCAGGAATATAGAAGATGAAGACAAAAATGTTATTGGGACTTCAGGAGATCCATGTCACAGTTCCTTTGAAGCTTGTAGGGAGATAGAAGATGAAGACAAAAATGTTGCTGGGAATTTAAGAGGTATTGCAAAGGCCATGCTTGAAAACATTCAG GTCATCGAGTCAATCTTCAAGCAAGATCAAGGCCTTGATGGCTCCAAGGACAGCAAGTCGACCAAAATTAGCGGAGACGGGCAAGTTGCAGCAATGGCTGCTCTTGAAGAGCTTCGTAATATTAGCAACTTCCTATCTGAATGTGATGATTAA
- the LOC135584896 gene encoding uncharacterized protein LOC135584896 isoform X2, translating to MQIYSIISFKMTSSVYAHLRRRLIVDPHLSKDESKSPDLIVDNPLSQSPDSLWSLYFRNAELEKMLDQDLSRLYPDQEGYFQTATCQAMLRQILLLWCLIHPECGYRQGMHELLAPLLYVLHIDLQYLSQVRDEYEDYFSDEFHGVSLPEIELSSAYRFEKIMNMNTAATDKDGSVQEKSAKVRSLDELDPETKDIFLMSDAYGVEGELGVVLSEKFMEHDAYCMFDYLMNDANSVVVMAELFSPSPSIGSSTGLPPIIEASSAMYQLLSITDSSLHSHLVELGVEPQYFALRWLRLLFGREFSLEDLLVVWDEIFSFPNLMSFPDKANESELGCRILCSPRGAFILAMAVSMLLQLRSSILATEYATACLQRLLNLPEDISVKKLIEKAKSLQSLALDTVFSCSSQGGIPGHQCGGRRGQSLSYGSSPVTPNLLSDSYWEEKWRLMHAAEELDKENCGDTVSSDMADGPLIERFNLPRTAYDPCPTDFQSENKNVGPSDTSTGVDRNHGIYRSDKVPRISATEESLCLEIEAETDYVEEHIDQDVIVKGLDVAEESRFNADNSLSTATSPHRMVNDHEYDSEDSSITSSSLIGRTCDETNSAEKPCNTSIDKEENSITSSRSGQGPYSVEKQAAGLKKWKPLSGRFQWLRRFNRGYAEGNMGNRIAVEPQKSHIVVDNCGNISSAPASDPCHNSFEVSRNIEDEDKNVIGTSGDPCHSSFEACREIEDEDKNVAGNLRGIAKAMLENIQVIESIFKQDQGLDGSKDSKSTKISGDGQVAAMAALEELRNISNFLSECDD from the exons ATGCAAATCTATAGTATCATCAGCTTCAAGATGACATCTTCTGT GTATGCCCATTTAAGGCGCCGGCTTATAGTAGATCCTCATCTCTCCAAGGATGAAAGCAAATCACCTGATCTTATTGTGGACAATCCATTATCACAAAGTCCAG ATAGCTTGTGGAGCCTCTATTTTCGAAATGCTGAACTGGAGAAGATGCTTGATCAAGATTTGTCACGGTTGTATCCTGACCAGGAAGGCTACTTCCAGACAGCTACATGTCAGGCCATGTTGAGACAAATACTCCTATTGTGGTGTCTTATTCATCCAGAGTGTGGATATAGACAAG GAATGCATGAACTACTGGCTCCACTTTTGTATGTACTTCATATTGATCTGCAGTACCTTTCCCAAGTACGGGACGAATATGAAGACTACTTCAGTGATGAATTTCATGGGGTATCCCTCCCTGAAATCGAATTAAGTTCTGCCTACAGATTTGAAAAGATCATGAATATGAATACAGCAGCAACTGATAAAGATGGTAGTGTCCAGGAGAAGAGTGCCAAAGTAAGAAGTCTAGATGAGCTTGATCCTGAAACAAAGGACATATTCTTGATGAGTGATGCTTATGGAGTAGAGGGCGAATTAGgtgttgttttatctgaaaaattCATGGAACATGATGCCTACTGCATGTTTGATTatttaatgaatgatgcaaataGTGTGGTTGTCATGGCAGAGCTCTTCTCTCCATCTCCTTCCATAGGGTCCAGTACTGGATTACCACCTATAATAGAAGCATCTTCTGCAATGTATCAATTGCTCTCCATCACTGACTCATCTCTTCATAGCCATCTTGTTGAGCTTGGGGTAGAGCCCCAATACTTCGCATTACGATGGCTGCGTCTTTTATTTGGACGTGAATTTTCTCTTGAGGATCTTTTGGTTGTTTGGGATGAAATATTCTCTTTTCCTAACCTTATGTCTTTTCCTGATAAAGCAAATGAGTCAGAACTTGGATGCCGGATATTGTGCTCACCGAGGGGAGCCTTCATCTTGGCAATGGCAGTTTCCATGCTACTTCAGCTAAGATCTTCAATACTAGCCACTGAGTATGCGACTGCTTGTCTCCAACGGTTGTTAAATTTACCTGAAGATATTAGTGTGAAGAAGTTAATTGAGAAGGCAAAGTCATTGCAATCTCTTGCACTTGATACAGTTTTCTCTTGTTCATCCCAAGGAGGAATCCCAGGGCATCAATGTGGAGGTAGAAGAGGTCAGAGTCTTTCATATGGTTCTAGTCCTGTTACTCCAAACCTATTATCAGATAGCTACTGGGAAGAGAAATGGAGGTTGATGCATGCAGCAGAGGAACTTGACAAGGAAAATTGTGGCGATACAGTTTCAAGCGATATGGCTGACGGGCCACTAATAGAAAGATTCAATTTACCTAGGACAGCTTATGATCCTTGCCCCACAGATTTTCAGAGTGAGAATAAAAATGTTGGGCCTTCTGATACAAGTACCGGTGTTGATAGAAACCATGGTATCTATAGATCCGATAAAGTTCCACGCATCTCAGCTACTGAAGAATCTCTGTGCTTGGAGATAGAAGCAGAAACAGATTATGTTGAGGAACATATTGATCAAGATGTCATAGTTAAGGGATTGGATGTAGCGGAAGAATCACGCTTCAATGCAGATAACTCCTTGTCCACAGCCACCAGTCCCCATAGAATGGTTAATGACCATGAGTATGACTCAGAGGATAGCAGTATCACTTCAAGTTCACTGATCGGCAGAACCTGTGATGAGACCAATTCTGCGGAGAAGCCATGTAATACCAGCATTGACAAGGAAGAGAATTCTATTACTAGCAGCAGGAGTGGACAAGGACCTTATAGTGTAGAAAAACAAGCAGCAGGTCTCAAAAAGTGGAAACCACTTTCTGGCAGATTTCAGTGGCTTCGGAGGTTTAATAGAGGCTATGCTGAAGGGAACATGGGGAACAGAATAGCTGTTGAACCACAAAAATCCCACATTGTTGTAGATAACTGTGGAAATATTTCTAGTGCTCCAGCTTCTGATCCATGCCACAATTCTTTTGAAGTTTCCAGGAATATAGAAGATGAAGACAAAAATGTTATTGGGACTTCAGGAGATCCATGTCACAGTTCCTTTGAAGCTTGTAGGGAGATAGAAGATGAAGACAAAAATGTTGCTGGGAATTTAAGAGGTATTGCAAAGGCCATGCTTGAAAACATTCAG GTCATCGAGTCAATCTTCAAGCAAGATCAAGGCCTTGATGGCTCCAAGGACAGCAAGTCGACCAAAATTAGCGGAGACGGGCAAGTTGCAGCAATGGCTGCTCTTGAAGAGCTTCGTAATATTAGCAACTTCCTATCTGAATGTGATGATTAA
- the LOC135584896 gene encoding uncharacterized protein LOC135584896 isoform X1, with protein MPPVPASDHASPIRESISGSRFTSLRGVRWRIDLGILPKSPALIDDIRRVAADSRRRYAHLRRRLIVDPHLSKDESKSPDLIVDNPLSQSPDSLWSLYFRNAELEKMLDQDLSRLYPDQEGYFQTATCQAMLRQILLLWCLIHPECGYRQGMHELLAPLLYVLHIDLQYLSQVRDEYEDYFSDEFHGVSLPEIELSSAYRFEKIMNMNTAATDKDGSVQEKSAKVRSLDELDPETKDIFLMSDAYGVEGELGVVLSEKFMEHDAYCMFDYLMNDANSVVVMAELFSPSPSIGSSTGLPPIIEASSAMYQLLSITDSSLHSHLVELGVEPQYFALRWLRLLFGREFSLEDLLVVWDEIFSFPNLMSFPDKANESELGCRILCSPRGAFILAMAVSMLLQLRSSILATEYATACLQRLLNLPEDISVKKLIEKAKSLQSLALDTVFSCSSQGGIPGHQCGGRRGQSLSYGSSPVTPNLLSDSYWEEKWRLMHAAEELDKENCGDTVSSDMADGPLIERFNLPRTAYDPCPTDFQSENKNVGPSDTSTGVDRNHGIYRSDKVPRISATEESLCLEIEAETDYVEEHIDQDVIVKGLDVAEESRFNADNSLSTATSPHRMVNDHEYDSEDSSITSSSLIGRTCDETNSAEKPCNTSIDKEENSITSSRSGQGPYSVEKQAAGLKKWKPLSGRFQWLRRFNRGYAEGNMGNRIAVEPQKSHIVVDNCGNISSAPASDPCHNSFEVSRNIEDEDKNVIGTSGDPCHSSFEACREIEDEDKNVAGNLRGIAKAMLENIQVIESIFKQDQGLDGSKDSKSTKISGDGQVAAMAALEELRNISNFLSECDD; from the exons ATGCCGCCTGTCCCTGCATCGGATCATGCGTCTCCGATTCGGGAATCCATCTCGGGGTCCAGATTCACGAGCCTTCGAGGTGTCCGATGGCGCATCGATCTCGGCATCCTGCCCAAGTCTCCTGCTTTGATCGATGATATACGGCGGGTCGCCGCAGATTCTAGGAGAAG GTATGCCCATTTAAGGCGCCGGCTTATAGTAGATCCTCATCTCTCCAAGGATGAAAGCAAATCACCTGATCTTATTGTGGACAATCCATTATCACAAAGTCCAG ATAGCTTGTGGAGCCTCTATTTTCGAAATGCTGAACTGGAGAAGATGCTTGATCAAGATTTGTCACGGTTGTATCCTGACCAGGAAGGCTACTTCCAGACAGCTACATGTCAGGCCATGTTGAGACAAATACTCCTATTGTGGTGTCTTATTCATCCAGAGTGTGGATATAGACAAG GAATGCATGAACTACTGGCTCCACTTTTGTATGTACTTCATATTGATCTGCAGTACCTTTCCCAAGTACGGGACGAATATGAAGACTACTTCAGTGATGAATTTCATGGGGTATCCCTCCCTGAAATCGAATTAAGTTCTGCCTACAGATTTGAAAAGATCATGAATATGAATACAGCAGCAACTGATAAAGATGGTAGTGTCCAGGAGAAGAGTGCCAAAGTAAGAAGTCTAGATGAGCTTGATCCTGAAACAAAGGACATATTCTTGATGAGTGATGCTTATGGAGTAGAGGGCGAATTAGgtgttgttttatctgaaaaattCATGGAACATGATGCCTACTGCATGTTTGATTatttaatgaatgatgcaaataGTGTGGTTGTCATGGCAGAGCTCTTCTCTCCATCTCCTTCCATAGGGTCCAGTACTGGATTACCACCTATAATAGAAGCATCTTCTGCAATGTATCAATTGCTCTCCATCACTGACTCATCTCTTCATAGCCATCTTGTTGAGCTTGGGGTAGAGCCCCAATACTTCGCATTACGATGGCTGCGTCTTTTATTTGGACGTGAATTTTCTCTTGAGGATCTTTTGGTTGTTTGGGATGAAATATTCTCTTTTCCTAACCTTATGTCTTTTCCTGATAAAGCAAATGAGTCAGAACTTGGATGCCGGATATTGTGCTCACCGAGGGGAGCCTTCATCTTGGCAATGGCAGTTTCCATGCTACTTCAGCTAAGATCTTCAATACTAGCCACTGAGTATGCGACTGCTTGTCTCCAACGGTTGTTAAATTTACCTGAAGATATTAGTGTGAAGAAGTTAATTGAGAAGGCAAAGTCATTGCAATCTCTTGCACTTGATACAGTTTTCTCTTGTTCATCCCAAGGAGGAATCCCAGGGCATCAATGTGGAGGTAGAAGAGGTCAGAGTCTTTCATATGGTTCTAGTCCTGTTACTCCAAACCTATTATCAGATAGCTACTGGGAAGAGAAATGGAGGTTGATGCATGCAGCAGAGGAACTTGACAAGGAAAATTGTGGCGATACAGTTTCAAGCGATATGGCTGACGGGCCACTAATAGAAAGATTCAATTTACCTAGGACAGCTTATGATCCTTGCCCCACAGATTTTCAGAGTGAGAATAAAAATGTTGGGCCTTCTGATACAAGTACCGGTGTTGATAGAAACCATGGTATCTATAGATCCGATAAAGTTCCACGCATCTCAGCTACTGAAGAATCTCTGTGCTTGGAGATAGAAGCAGAAACAGATTATGTTGAGGAACATATTGATCAAGATGTCATAGTTAAGGGATTGGATGTAGCGGAAGAATCACGCTTCAATGCAGATAACTCCTTGTCCACAGCCACCAGTCCCCATAGAATGGTTAATGACCATGAGTATGACTCAGAGGATAGCAGTATCACTTCAAGTTCACTGATCGGCAGAACCTGTGATGAGACCAATTCTGCGGAGAAGCCATGTAATACCAGCATTGACAAGGAAGAGAATTCTATTACTAGCAGCAGGAGTGGACAAGGACCTTATAGTGTAGAAAAACAAGCAGCAGGTCTCAAAAAGTGGAAACCACTTTCTGGCAGATTTCAGTGGCTTCGGAGGTTTAATAGAGGCTATGCTGAAGGGAACATGGGGAACAGAATAGCTGTTGAACCACAAAAATCCCACATTGTTGTAGATAACTGTGGAAATATTTCTAGTGCTCCAGCTTCTGATCCATGCCACAATTCTTTTGAAGTTTCCAGGAATATAGAAGATGAAGACAAAAATGTTATTGGGACTTCAGGAGATCCATGTCACAGTTCCTTTGAAGCTTGTAGGGAGATAGAAGATGAAGACAAAAATGTTGCTGGGAATTTAAGAGGTATTGCAAAGGCCATGCTTGAAAACATTCAG GTCATCGAGTCAATCTTCAAGCAAGATCAAGGCCTTGATGGCTCCAAGGACAGCAAGTCGACCAAAATTAGCGGAGACGGGCAAGTTGCAGCAATGGCTGCTCTTGAAGAGCTTCGTAATATTAGCAACTTCCTATCTGAATGTGATGATTAA
- the LOC135584898 gene encoding V-type proton ATPase catalytic subunit A-like, whose product MAYGDRLTTFEDSEKESEYGYVRKVSGPVVVADGMGGAAMYELVRVGHDNLIGEIIRLEGDSATIQVYEETAGLMVNDPVLRTRKPLSVELGPGILGNIFDGIQRPLKTIAIKSGDVYIPRGVSVPALDKEILWEFDPKKLAVGDLLTGGDLFATVFENTLMQHHVAIPPGSMGKISYIAPAGQYNLKDTVLELEFQGVKKQITMLQTWPVRTPRPVAAKVAADTPLLTGQRVLDALFPSVLGGTCAIPGAFGCGKTVISQALSKYSNSDTVVYVGCGERGNEMAEVLMDFPQLTMTLPDGREESVMKRTTLVANTSNMPVAAREASIYTGITIAEYFRDMGYNVSMMADSTSRWAEALREISGRLAEMPADSGYPAYLAARLASFYERAGKVKCLGAPDRSGSVTIVGAVSPPGGDFSDPVTSATLGIVQVFWGLDKKLAQRKHFPSVNWLISYSKYSKALESFYEKFDPDFIDIRTKAREVLQREDDLNEIVQLVGKDALAETDKITLETAKLLREDYLAQNAFTPYDKFCPFYKSVWMMRNIIHFNTLANQAVERGAGPDGQKITYSVIKHRLGQLFYRLVSQKFEDPAEGEEALIAKFQKLYDDLTVEFRNLEDEAR is encoded by the exons ATGGCCTACGGCGATCGCCTCACGACGTTCGAGGATTCGGAGAAGGAGAGCGAGTACGGATACGTCCGTAAG GTTTCTGGACCCGTTGTTGTGGCCGATGGAATGGGAGGTGCTGCTATGTATGAACTGGTTCGTGTTggtcatgataatcttattggtGAAATTATCCGTTTGGAGGGTGATTCAGCTACCATTCAGG TCTATGAAGAAACTGCTGGTTTGATGGTCAATGATCCTGTTTTGCGAACTCGAAAG CCTCTCTCAGTGGAACTAGGACCTGGAATTTTGGGTAACATTTTTGATGGCATTCAG CGTCCTCTGAAAACTATTGCCATCAAGTCTGGTGATGTCTATATACCTCGTGGTGTTTCTGTTCCTGCACTGGACAAAGAAATATTGTGGGAATTTGATCCTAAGAAGTTAG CTGTAGGAGATCTTCTTACTGGTGGAGATCTATTTGCA aCTGTCTTCGAGAACACATTGATGCAGCATCATGTTGCTATTCCTCCAGGTTCCATGGGAAAAATTAGTTACATTGCCCCTGCTGGTCAATACAATCTGAAG GATACAGTACTTGAGCTGGAGTTTCAAGGTGTTAAAAAGCAGATCACTATGCTCCAG ACATGGCCAGTGCGTACACCAAGGCCTGTTGCAGCAAAAGTTGCAGCTGATACACCACTCTTAACTGGGCAG CGTGTACTTGATGCTCTCTTCCCTTCGGTTCTTGGAGGCACTTGTGCGATACCTGGAGCTTTTGGTTGTGGAAAAACAGTTATCAGTCAGGCACTCTCAAAG TACTCTAATTCTGACACAGTGGTTTATGTGGGATGTGGAGAGAGAGGAAATGAAATGGCTGAG GTTCTAATGGATTTCCCACAACTAACAATGACTTTGCCGGATGGTCGTGAAGAATCTGTGATGAAGAGGACAACACTTGTAGCAAACACTTCCAATATGCCGGTGGCTGCTCGTGAGGCCTCCATATATACAG GCATCACTATAGCTGAATATTTCCGAGATATGGGCTACAATGTTAGCATGATGGCTGATTCCACCTCTCGCTGGGCAGAGGCCTTACGTGAAATCTCTGGGCGTCTG GCTGAAATGCCAGCAGATAGTGGTTATCCTGCATATCTGGCAGCACGTCTAGCATCTTTCTATGAGCGAGCTGGTAAAGTGAAATGTCTCGGTGCGCCAGACCGATCAGGTAGTGTCACAATCGTTGGCGCTGTTTCTCCTCCAGGTGGTGATTTTTCAGATCCAGTTACTTCTGCAACCCTTGGTATTGTTCAG GTCTTCTGGGGACTGGATAAGAAGCTTGCTCAAAGGAAGCATTTCCCATCAGTTAATTGGCTTATATCTTATTCCAAGTACTCAAAG GCTTTGGAATCTTTCTATGAGAAATTTGATCCAGATTTTATTGACATAAGAACTAAAGCTCGTGAAGTATTACAGAGAGAAGATGACCTAAACGAAATTGTGCAG CTTGTTGGTAAAGATGCATTGGCTGAAACAGACAAAATTACCCTGGAGACAGCAAAGCTTCTGAGAGAAGATTATCTTGCGCAGAATGCTTTTACTCC ATATGATAAATTCTGCCCATTTTACAAATCAGTTTGGATGATGCGTAACATCATCCATTTCAATACATTGGCCAATCAG GCTGTAGAGAGAGGAGCAGGTCCTGATGGCCAGAAGATAACATACAGTGTCATTAAGCATCGCTTGGGGCAACTCTTCTACCGACTAGT GTCCCAGAAATTTGAAGATCCTGCAGAAGGTGAGGAAGCTCTTATCGCAAAATTCCAGAAACTGTATGATGACCTCACTGTTGAGTTCCGCAACCTCGAAGATGAAGCACGGTGA